The sequence GGTACATTAATTTAGGGCGTCACAATTTTTCACACCAACAAAATCCCAACCGGCTTTACGTTGCAACGCCCGCCTATTGAAATTACTCCAATTTTGTTCAATAAATGTTTCAATATTTCAAAATCAAATAAATTCAAATGCCGTGGCGGGGGTTTTCACTGCAATCCGGTGCAACTGGACATTTAGTGCAACCTATCAACAAAACCAATCTGTCGCTCCTACAGAGCTGGGTGGGTAATTAGCAAATTAGTCGATTAGCAAATTAGCAAATGTTGCTTCATAGCCCGATTGAACTACTCACTCAAAATCGGCTGTTAATGGGCACATTCCGCACATTGGCACATCATTCGGCTGTTTAATTATCACATTATTCGTTACAGCACAATGGGCAGACACACGGGTCAGCCCCTACGTAAGCTCCGAAGGAAAAACTAGCTCAAAACCGGCTGTTCATTGGTACATTGGTACATCCGCACATTGGTACATCATTCGGCTGTTAATCAGCACATTAGCACATTAACACATTAGCTAGTCTTCCAAAGCCCCTTCCCACTTACTAACCGCAGCTGTTGCTATAGCATTACCAATTACATTGGTTGCACTTCTGCCCATGTCGAGGAAGGTATCGATTCCGAGTAATAAAACTAAACCTGCTTGAGGAATATTAAACATACTTATTGTTCCGGCAATTACTACCAGGCTTGCACGGGGAACTGCTGCAATTCCTTTTGAGGTAATCATTAATGTTAGCAGCATGGTAATTTCTTGGGTAATGGTTAAGTCGATACCATAACATTGTGCAATAAAAATACTTGCGAATGTCATATACATCATACTGCCATCTAAATTAAACGAATAACCCAATGGCAAAACAAAACTTACAATTTTATTATTACATCCAAAACGTTCGAGTTCAGTAATTAATTTCGGGAATGCAGCTTCACTGCTCGCCGTACTAAATGCAAGTAAAAAAGGTTCTTAATTCTACGCAATAAAATAAAAACACGTTGCCGTAAAACTGCAAATCCCGCGCTGATTAATATGACCCATAAAATTAATAATCCAATATAAAATTCTCCCATAAATACCGCGTATGTCGACAATACCGATAAGCCTTTAGTAGTAATGACAGCGCACATTGCAGCAAATACTGCATAAGGAGCAAATCCCATTACATAAATCGTAATTTTTATCATTACATGCGATAAGGTATCGAGTGCTTTAACTAAAGGCATTGCTTTTTCACCAATCGCAGCACAGGCTACACCAAAAAATATACTGAATACCACAATTTGTAATATTTCATTTTCAGCCATTGCTTTAAAAATACTGGTCGGAAAAACGTGCGTAATAAATGATACCAAAGTAATTGCCGTTCCTTCAACACCCGACTTCGCATTTTCTGCCGGAAGCGTTAAGTGCATATGTTCGCCCGGTTGAAATGCATTCACCAATAACATCCCCAAAACAAGTGAAACTAAACTTGCAGTAATAAACCACAACATCGTTTTACCACCTACTCTGCCTAATGTTTTTGTATCACCCATTTTTGCAATACCTACAATTAATGTAGATAAAACCAGCGGTGCAATAATCATTTTTATTAATGATAAAAATACGGTGGTGAGGATAGAAATATTTGTTGCAATTTTTTTGATGAGATTTTTTTCGACAACACCTTTTTTACTGCCACTAATTTCACAATTCAAATCGTTTTTTTCGGAAGTATTTATTACAGATGGAATAAATGTCATCGCTTTACCTTTAACAGCAATCGGAATATTTTTTCCTAAACTGTCGGCCATTATTTTTTTCTCTTTTTCATCTTTAGCTATAAAAATATTTTGGGTATATGTTTTATCGCCATAGTTTAAAGTAATAACATCCATTCCAAGAGAATCGGCAAGTGGCGTATACAACAATTCTTTTCCGGTGGATTTTTTGTTGAGTATGCCACCCACAATTATCCCCAGCACCATTGCTACAATTATGAATACGGTTAACTTGTTCGATTTCTTCATGCCTGTAAAATTTGCCCTAAGATATAAGATTCCCAACACTTAGTCAATAAGCTAATTTTTGAAAAATGATTGTGAAAAAACTTTAAAATACTTTGAAGTGTGCTAAGTGCACCTATACCTTTGCTTTCATTATGAAAAAGCTCAACATTTTTCAAATCGGAACCATCGTAACGGGTCTGATTGTGATTGTTGCAATTGGATTTGTTTACCAATCTACACTCAAAGTAAAAAAAGAACCTGTTTTACCTTATTACGGACCGGAACAGGGCGATGGACAGCCACATTTTGTATCCTCTTTTAATTTGTTGAATCAGGATAGTGTAATGTTGGACCAAACACCATACAAAGGCAAGATTTATGTTGCTGATTTCTTTTTCACCACTTGCTTAGGCATTTGCCCAATTATGACTGAAGGTATGATTCGCGTGCACAAAGCTTACCTGAATAACCCTGATGTGATGATTCTTTCCCATACCGTTGACCCGGAACACGACACACCTTCGGTATTGAAACGATATGCTGAAAACAGGAAAATTGATACAAAAAAGTGGAATTTTGTGACAGGTGATAAAAAACAAATTTACGACCTGGCGCGCTACTCCTATATGGTTGACGCTTCAGAAGGTGATGCCGGGCCTAACGACTTTGTCCACACCGAAAATTTCGCACTCGTTGACCGTGAAGGCAGAATTCGCGGGTATTACGACGGAACCGATACAGCAGAAGTTAGCAAGCTGATTCGTGACATCAATTTATTGCTTACCGAATAAGCGATAAAACGCCATTTTTATGCTTTTTTCTGCCTAAAAACAGCTACCTTTGCAGCCGCAAATCGATTAGGCAATGATTACTGTTAATAATGTTTCTCTCCGCTACGGCAAACGCATTTTATTTGATGAAGTAAATCTCAAGTTTACCAAAGGCAATTGTTATGGCATTATCGGTGCTAACGGAGCCGGTAAATCTACGTTTATGAAAATCATTTCGGGAGAAATTGAACCGACTACCGGTTTAATTGATATCACACCCGGTGAACGTATGGCGGTGTTGAAACAAAATCACTTTGAATTTGATCAACATTCAGTTATTCATACAGTTATGATGGGGCACAAAAAATTGTGGACCATCATGCAGGAAAAAGATGTGTTGTATGCGAAACCAGATTTTAGTGAAGAAGACGGTATTCGCGTTGGTGAATTAGAAGCAGAATTTGCTGAAATGAATGGCTGGAATGCCGAAAGTGATGCTGCAGAATTACTAAGTAATCTCGGTATAAAAGAAGATTTGCATTACGAATTCATGGAAAACCTGAGTGGTAAGGAAAAAGTGCGTGTTTTACTTGCTCAGGCATTATATGGCAATCCCGATATTTTATTAATGGATGAGCCTACCAACGATTTGGATATTGATACCATCAGTTGGTTAGAAAATTTCCTCGCCGATTATCAAAATACAGTTATCGTTGTTTCCCACGACAGGCACTTTTTAGATGCGGTTTGTACACACGTTGCAGATATTGATTATGGCAAGATTACCATTTTCACCGGTAACTATTCATTCTGGTATCAGTCATCACAATTGATGTTGCAATTGATGGCTCAGAAAAACAAAAAGACTGAAGATAAACGTAAAGAATTACAGGATTTCATTAGTCGATTCAGTGCAAATGCTTCAAAAGCAAAACAGGCAACATCTCGTAAAAAAGCACTCGAAAAATTAAATATTGAGGAGTTACGTCCATCAACCAGAAAATATCCGGGCATATTTTTTACACCTGAACGCGAATTGGGTGATCAGGTATTGCAGGTAACTAATATTTCGAAAAAAATCGGCGACAAAAAACTCTTTCACAATATTACATTTACTGCTGAAAAAGGCGATAAAATTGCAATTGTAAGTCGCGACCCGTTAGCGAAAACAAATTTCTTCGAAATAGTTGCAGGCGAAAAAGAACCGGACACAGGCACTTACAAATGGGGTGTTACAGTAACTAATAATTACCTGCCAAACGAAAATAATACCTTCTTCACCGGCGATTTAAATTTAATAGACTGGTTACGTCAATATTCAAAAGATAAAGACGAATCGTTTGTGCGCGGATTTTTAGGCCGCATGTTATTCAGTGGCGAAGAATCATTAAAAAGCTGTAAAGTATTATCAGGAGGTGAAAAAGTACGTTGTATGATTTCACGTGGTATGTTATTAGGCGGCAATGCGCTGATTTTAGATGAGCCTACCAACCACCTCGACATGGAGAGTATTACAGCGTTTAACAATGCCCTGCAGGACTTTAAAGGCTTCGTAATTTTCACTTCACATGATCATCAGTTTATGCAAACCGTTGCGAACAGAATTATTGAAATTACACCTAATGGTGTGATCGATAAATTAATGTCGTACGATGAATATATTACCGATGAAAAAGTGCGTGAATTACAGGCACAAATGTATCCGGCTGAGCAGTTGGTGTAAGTATTAACTAACCCTTAACCTTTTACACAAACTTTTTCAGGTAAGGTTTGTTTATAAATCTAACGTAACAATAAATTCGTTTATATGTTAAACAACCACTTATTACTACAAATGAAAAAGCAAATTACCGTTTTATCGATATTGCTCATTCCTGCAATTTTTAGTTGCGGAGATGCAAAAACCACTGAAAATAAACACTCAGAAAATACTGCTGCAGCCTCAGACACAACTACTGTAAATATCACACTAGAGTCGCCCGATTATGTATGGGATGGCGTAAAGGTTGAAAAAACAGATGCCGAGTGGAAAAAACAATTAACCACGATGCAATATTATGTTGCGCGTCAGGCAGGTACTGAAAGAGCTTTTAATAATGCTTACCACGATAATCATGAAGAAGGCACTTATTTTTGTGTTGGTTGCGGGATGCCATTATTTGATTCAAAACACAAATTTGATTCAGGCACCGGCTGGCCAAGTTTCTACGACCCGATTCAGGCAAAAAATGTTGCATTCGATGTTGACCATGAAATTGGTTACGAACGTAAAGAAGTGCATTGTGCCCGTTGCGGTTCACATTTAGGCCATGTATTTGATGATGCCATTGATCAGCCTACTGGTTTACGTTATTGTATTAATTCGGCTTCATTAATTTTCAAAAAAAGATAACTTTGCTGTCACTTTAACCCAAGCGACAGGATTTGATTTTATATATCATTCAGAAAGTTCCGCTTTTCCGGAAAATGTATTTTAATGCAATCGGTCGACCGTTTGTAGGAAAAAAAATCAGGCCCCTAATTCCTTTATTAAAAAAGGATACCAAAATTCTCGATTTAGGTTCCGGTAATGGTTTGGCTGCACATTTATTAAAAGAAAAGGGATTCACCATTACTTGTGTAGATATTCATGAGGGTCAATATCATCCTTCAGTAAAACCAATTGTATATGATGGTAAAACAATTCCATTTCCGGACAAACATTTTGAAGCCGGAATAATTCTTACGGTTTTACATCATATCGATAATCCGGAAGCAGTTATTAAAGAGGCTGCGCGTGTATGCGATCGATTAATTATTATGGAAGATATTTATACAAATAAAGTGCAACAATATCTAACCTATTGGCTCGATTCATTAGCCAACCTCTTCTACTCCCCTTGTCCGCACACCAATAAAAATGATAAACAATGGAAAGCCACATTCCAATCAATGCAAATGGAATTAGTTTCTGTTCACTACAGATATGTACTCTTCATCATTAAGCAAGCCGTTTACGAAGTGAAATGTAAATAAAGCTTTCGTTTCAATAACATTTTCAAAAACAGCCGGTACCACGAAGAACCAAAGGCCTCTAAGGAACACAAAGTACCACACCCATACATCACCACACTCAAAAAATTTACATTTCACTTAGCGTGCTTACCGAGAAAACAAACCATCAACCCAGCAAACCCAACCCACATCATCCCCTTAGCGCCCTTTGCCCTTTGCGCGCTTTGCGAGAAAAACAAAACACCCCATCCCGCGAGCAACCCAATCTACCGGATATCGATTTCCATCCGCAAACTATTTCTATCGAAACGCACACCATCTATCTGAAACAATTCCTCCACCACTCCCCTTGCAACCACATCCCCCTGCGTGCCAAAAACATGTTGTCCGTTTTTGCCAATCATCAAACAATAATCCGCAACCTGCAACGCAATATCAATTTCATGCGAAGTAAACACCACCGTTTTTCCCGCCTTGCGCAATGCCGCGAGCAACGAAAAAATTTCCACCTTGTGCACTACATCTAAAAACGAAGTCGGTTCATCCAGCAAGATAACAGGCGTATCCTGAATTAATGCGCGTGCAATAAACACCATTTGTGCTTCTCCATCACTTAACTGATACAAACGCTTTTGCACCAATCGTTCAATTTTTAAATCCGCAATTATTTTTTCAATGATATGAATATCTGCACCACTTAATTTCCCGAACCCTGAATTAAATGCAGCACGTGTAGCTGAAAATAATTCATGCACAAACATCCCCTGCACCATATCTCCCCTTCCGGGCAAAACCAGACTCATTTTCTTTGCCCGTTCAAATTCAGAATAATGTTGAATCAATTTTTCATCTAAAAATATTCCACCCTTTAAGCTTTTTTGCAACCCTGCAACACTTCGTAAAAATGTTGATTTACCCGAACCATTTAATCCCAAAACAGCAAGCACGGAACCTTGCGGTACAGTCAAATTGATATCTTGCAAAATAATTTTATTTGCATAACCTACTGCTAAACCCTTTGTCGATATCATTGTTGTATCTGCCATCAAAATGCGCGTTTAATATGCTGATTTTTCCAAATGATATAAATGATAAATGGTGCCCCCATAAATGCTGTCACCGAATTTAATGGCAACACACCGGAATTTCCCGGCGTTTGTGCAATAATATCACACACCAATAAAATACTAATCCCTAACAAAATGCTCGCCGGAATAATTACAAAATGATTATTCACTTTAAACACCATTCTGGCAAGATGTGGCACTGCAATACCAATAAATGCAATTGGTCCGCAAAATGCGGTAATTGCACCGGTTAATATTCCTGTGGTGAGAATGATAATAAATTGTGTACGTTTAATATTTACACCAAGCGAACGCGCATAATCTTCTCCCAATAATAAAATATTTAATGATTTAGCTTGTGTAAATGCAATACACATACCGACAAATACAATTGCTGAAAGCATATACAATTGCGACCAGGTTACGCCACCTAAACTGCCGAAGGTCCACATTACAAATAATTTTAATGCACCCTGACTGCTATAATATTGTAATACACCAACCATGGCACTTATTGCCATCCCGAACATTAAACCGAAAATGAGTAAGGTGATACTATCTCTTATTCTTGTTGCAACTGCCAATATTATTATTAATACTACTAATGCACCTACAATTGCAGCAATAATAATTCCGAAGCTATTAACAACATCCATCGAAAACCAAGAACCTACGGTTAACATCACCATGGCGACAAATAAACTCGAACCCGCTGAAACACCGAGTATATCTGGCCCTGCGACAGGGTTACGAAAAAATGTTTGCATAAACAATCCTGCAACCGGTAATGCACATCCTGCCACAACTGCAGTTAAAGCTTTAGGTAATCGCGATTGTAAAATGATGATGGATTCAGGTGCATCTTTGGGGAGATTGCCAAACAATACTTTAAAAATATCTGTAATGGAAATGGCAACTGAACCAATAAAAATATCTGCAATAAATAGGAGCAGCATCAAAATGCTTAACACTAAAAACAACAAACCGTGTCGATAGTTGCTCATTGTAAATGAATATAGTAGTAATAATCTGTTCCCAAATTTAATTCAGGATGAAATATTTTAACCAGGTCGGTTAATACACGATCGGGATAAACAATTGCACTTTCCCAATAATCATTTCCACCCATAGCATTAACACGAGCGTAATTATTGTAAACTTTTTTATTTTTAAATGGGTCGAAGTATGCATTGCGGATATCCAATTCGGTAATTTGTGAAAGGCTCAATGTAGAACTGACATTTAACCAGTAATCCGCTTTTTGTGCAGCAGAAAAAATCTCTTCAAACGACAATGCAAAATTGCCTGTTTTTTCATCGGTGCTCCAGATATATTTTGCTCCGGCATCATGTAAATAATTTGCAGCAAAACTTTTTCCACCCGGAACAGTCCATTCATTTTTGTATGCTAATCCGGTAAATACTGTTGGCTGCGTAGTAACCTGAGCCGCTTGTTGTTTAATCTGATTGTAATTATTGGCAATGCTGTCAAATATACCTGCAGCTTTATCTTCCAAATTAAAAAACACAGCAATAAATTTTATCCATTCCGCCTGACCAAGTGGTGTGAGCTCAAGATATTCATTATTTACGACAGGCTTTAATTGCATACTTTTCATTTTTTCGAAGTGGTCATAACTTTCATCTCCGGTCTGATAACTCATTACGATATCCGGTTGCAATTGCACGAGCAATTCCATATCTAAACCACCTTCAATACCAACTTCTTTTATTTTGCCGGATTCAACCAATGCAATAATTACGGTACTATAAATGTATTTTGTCCCACTAAATGCAATAAGTTTATCACTTACATTTAATGCCTCAATAAATCCAAGATGCGTAGTTGAAAGACTTGCCAGATCATGAATAGGAACCGTAATATTCATAACCGAAGCATCATTACTATTATATTGTGTATCATCCACCAAACGATAACGCTGCATAATTTTGGTGGTGTCCAATGGATTGCGGACAAGTATCTCTTTGTAACCTTTATATTGCGTAATAGTAAATCCTTTAGCATATAATACAGGTATTACCACACCATGATCATCTTGCCCCACAACAGATTGCTTTTGCTTACACGAAATAAACAATAGTGCTATTATGCTGATGTAAAATAGATTACGCATAAAAAAAAATAAGGATGTTGCTACTGTTGGCTAACAACATCCTTAGTAAAATTATAATTTAGAAAAATATCCTGTATAAGTCAGGTTGCCTGAAATCGCTTTTACAAAATAATTACCTGAAGGCAAGTTGGCGATGTTAATATCCATATTTCCAACGGCAGGTTGTTGAATGGTTTCAACCACATTACCTGTCATATCATAAATTAATATTGCTTCAGCCGAAATACTGTTATTCAAACTAATTGTTTCGGTTGCAGGATTGGGATACATTACAATAGCATTCGGATTTACATCTTCAATACCACTTTCAAGGCGCACATCAAAAGCGAAATTGCCCGGAGAAACACTTACATCAAATGTTTTAATAATGTTACCGGATAAATCATAAATAGTTACAGCACCATAGCTGAAATAATCGGTTGTAGAAGTATAAATGTAGTTGTTCAGTTCATCAAACGCCAGTCCGTAAAAACTTGCACCAAATTCATCTTCACCAATAATGGTTGCAGCAGTCGGATCAAATTTGCTCAATGTAGTACCAAACATTTCCTGATAATAAATTGTGCCACCAAACACAGCAGAGGTGCCACATCCGGCAGAAATATTAATCAGGTTGGTGGTAGTTAAATCTGCACTTGCAATTTTGTAAGTAGATACAGAACTTCCTGTAAAATCTTTATTGTTGAGGGTGTAAATATTATCACCATCTATCATAATATTATCCGGATTAATACCATCTGCACCTAATTCAATTGTATTTTCGATAGTAGCAGTATTTAAATCAATAACTGCAATTTTACCAACTTCACTGCCAAAAATAAATCCGTTGTTAACGGCAACATAAGCTTTATTATCTTTAATAACCACACCTTCAGTAGTATAAGGCATTTCAACATTGTCGAATGCATGCACTAATTCCAGTGTCGATTTATCATAAATTTGAATGTAAGATGGTAATGTTACCAGATATTCACCGCGTGTAACAACAATATAATCATCGTTAACAGCAATTTTGCGAATACCGGGAATTTCAACAGATGCAATTAATTCATCTGAAGTTGTTGCATATTTATTTAAAAATTTATCAGCAGCAACATAATAAAATGCATCATCCATTTTAATATCGGATGCAAAACGTGCATTTTCAATTTCATCCAACACAGTGTAAATTTCTGTTGCCGGATCATAAGCGCCGATGCTAACAGGTGTAATAATTTCATTGGTTACATAATCAAAATAACCTTCATTGAGTATGAGCACGCGGTCTACATACGCTTGTGCGAACACATTTGCAGCAATAATCACTGCTAAAAAAGTAAAAGTAATCTTCCTCATCATTAAATGATTTAAATGGTTAATAAATAAGGAGGCATACAAATAAATGGAAACAGTACGAATACCGGTTACATCAAACTTTTGCCCCAAAAGTTTTTGATAGTGCAGTACGGGCAGGTCTTCTGGCTCTTCCACCTTTTGATTTACCTTCCCATCCAACGAGCGGACAGTGGCAAAGAAATATCAAAAGTTTACCAACAGGTTGCGGAATTACAGCAGTGGGGACTGCCCCGGATTTTCACCGGATTCCCTCTTAGGACAAACCTGAAAAATCAGGTCTATCAACCAGTAATGCAATGTAAAAATACGGCTCGGTAATTAAGGATGTACGTTTTGTTTAAATATTTTATACACAAAAATGCCACATCCAATACTAAAGGATGTGGCAGTTGCGTTTTTGCTTTGTCTTGTCGCAGAGACGTTCAAGTAAGAAAAGGCGCTGCGCCCCAGGGGTGCGGCGCCCTTACATTTTTAAGGGGTTCACTCATGTTTATTAAAGCCAAGCAGTAATGAGCCTCTTACACCTTCAGGCGTTGGTGTTATGGCAATGTTCACTGGAAAATTAATTCCCATTCGTTCAAATGTATAACCGGCAACCACCGAAACAGACGAACCGGTCAGGTTAACATTCGGTCCCATTCCAAATTCAATTCCATTACTTAGGCGTGCACCAATCATTACTGTTAAACTGGGAATAACCACATTCTGGTCTAAACCACCCAGCAACGGAACAAATTCAATAATACCACATGAACCATTCGGCAAAGTAAAAAAGCGTGTTTCAAATTGCCAGCCGAATTGTGTGATAAATGGATACAAAATTCTGTCTTTACCATACATGCGGTCGAAGGTGGGATCATTATTTATGGCATTGGTATATACATTGCCTAAATACGTTAATCCTAATCGCGGACCGGTTAAATTAATTGGTTTTGAAATTTCATCTTCTAAAACACTTTGTGCCTGCAATGCACAATTGGAAATCAGGGAATAGCAGAACATTAATGTAAGTAAGTAACGCATAGTTTGTAGTTTAGTTAACTAATTAAATTGTTGCGCAAACATAGATGCCATTACAAGCGGGAATTATGAAATAATAACACAGCAATAATTATTATTACTGATTAATAATACATGCGGAACAACCATGTGAAAAGTTGCAATTTTTGCAAAAAAAAGATAAATCATTGCCCATTTCAAGTATTTTTTGCAAATTGCACCGTATTAAAAACACCACAGCAATGGAAAATCCCTATCAGTTGGATTTTATTCAGCGGTTAAAACTCATGTTACCTGCACATATTTCTCTTGCAGACCAGTTAACAGAAATTCTGGAAGTTAGTCAGGACAGCGCTTACCGACGTATTCGCGGAGAAACAGCCATGAGTGTTGATGAGGCAATTAAATTATGTAATCATTATAAAATTCCGATTGCCTACTTCACCGATGAAATTCCGGGTTTAGTTAATTTCAAATATTTACCACCGGATGGTAAAAAGGAAACGTTTTATAAGCATCTGCAAATGGTCTTTAATTCGTCGGATGCATTATTAAACCACGACGACCGCAGGATAATTTATGCAGCTATTGATGCTCCCTTGTTTCAGCATTTTGCATTCGAAAAACTCGCTGCTTTTAAAATGCATTTTTGGATGCATGTAATTGATGGTGTTGAAGGATTTAAACCGTATTATGACATCAACGATATTGACCGTGAATTTTTAGCACTCGCAAAAAAGATTCATGAAACTTATATGGTAATTCCGAGCGATGAAATATGGCCGGAAGATATTATGATGACCACCTTAAAACAAATTGAATATTATTGAGATTCAGAATATTTTAAGAAAAAAGATGATGCGCTTGAAATACTTGCAGCATTAGATGAATTGGTGGACCACGCTGAAGATATGGCCACATTGAGCTGCAAATTAAAACCGGGCGATAAAATGAAACAACAATATGCCGAATTTAATTTGTATCAAACCGATGTGTTATTAGGAAAC comes from Bacteroidota bacterium and encodes:
- a CDS encoding SCO family protein, producing MKKLNIFQIGTIVTGLIVIVAIGFVYQSTLKVKKEPVLPYYGPEQGDGQPHFVSSFNLLNQDSVMLDQTPYKGKIYVADFFFTTCLGICPIMTEGMIRVHKAYLNNPDVMILSHTVDPEHDTPSVLKRYAENRKIDTKKWNFVTGDKKQIYDLARYSYMVDASEGDAGPNDFVHTENFALVDREGRIRGYYDGTDTAEVSKLIRDINLLLTE
- a CDS encoding ATP-binding cassette domain-containing protein produces the protein MITVNNVSLRYGKRILFDEVNLKFTKGNCYGIIGANGAGKSTFMKIISGEIEPTTGLIDITPGERMAVLKQNHFEFDQHSVIHTVMMGHKKLWTIMQEKDVLYAKPDFSEEDGIRVGELEAEFAEMNGWNAESDAAELLSNLGIKEDLHYEFMENLSGKEKVRVLLAQALYGNPDILLMDEPTNDLDIDTISWLENFLADYQNTVIVVSHDRHFLDAVCTHVADIDYGKITIFTGNYSFWYQSSQLMLQLMAQKNKKTEDKRKELQDFISRFSANASKAKQATSRKKALEKLNIEELRPSTRKYPGIFFTPERELGDQVLQVTNISKKIGDKKLFHNITFTAEKGDKIAIVSRDPLAKTNFFEIVAGEKEPDTGTYKWGVTVTNNYLPNENNTFFTGDLNLIDWLRQYSKDKDESFVRGFLGRMLFSGEESLKSCKVLSGGEKVRCMISRGMLLGGNALILDEPTNHLDMESITAFNNALQDFKGFVIFTSHDHQFMQTVANRIIEITPNGVIDKLMSYDEYITDEKVRELQAQMYPAEQLV
- the msrB gene encoding peptide-methionine (R)-S-oxide reductase MsrB, which translates into the protein MKKQITVLSILLIPAIFSCGDAKTTENKHSENTAAASDTTTVNITLESPDYVWDGVKVEKTDAEWKKQLTTMQYYVARQAGTERAFNNAYHDNHEEGTYFCVGCGMPLFDSKHKFDSGTGWPSFYDPIQAKNVAFDVDHEIGYERKEVHCARCGSHLGHVFDDAIDQPTGLRYCINSASLIFKKR
- a CDS encoding methyltransferase domain-containing protein, with amino-acid sequence MILYIIQKVPLFRKMYFNAIGRPFVGKKIRPLIPLLKKDTKILDLGSGNGLAAHLLKEKGFTITCVDIHEGQYHPSVKPIVYDGKTIPFPDKHFEAGIILTVLHHIDNPEAVIKEAARVCDRLIIMEDIYTNKVQQYLTYWLDSLANLFYSPCPHTNKNDKQWKATFQSMQMELVSVHYRYVLFIIKQAVYEVKCK
- a CDS encoding ABC transporter ATP-binding protein; the protein is MADTTMISTKGLAVGYANKIILQDINLTVPQGSVLAVLGLNGSGKSTFLRSVAGLQKSLKGGIFLDEKLIQHYSEFERAKKMSLVLPGRGDMVQGMFVHELFSATRAAFNSGFGKLSGADIHIIEKIIADLKIERLVQKRLYQLSDGEAQMVFIARALIQDTPVILLDEPTSFLDVVHKVEIFSLLAALRKAGKTVVFTSHEIDIALQVADYCLMIGKNGQHVFGTQGDVVARGVVEELFQIDGVRFDRNSLRMEIDIR
- a CDS encoding iron ABC transporter permease; this encodes MSNYRHGLLFLVLSILMLLLFIADIFIGSVAISITDIFKVLFGNLPKDAPESIIILQSRLPKALTAVVAGCALPVAGLFMQTFFRNPVAGPDILGVSAGSSLFVAMVMLTVGSWFSMDVVNSFGIIIAAIVGALVVLIIILAVATRIRDSITLLIFGLMFGMAISAMVGVLQYYSSQGALKLFVMWTFGSLGGVTWSQLYMLSAIVFVGMCIAFTQAKSLNILLLGEDYARSLGVNIKRTQFIIILTTGILTGAITAFCGPIAFIGIAVPHLARMVFKVNNHFVIIPASILLGISILLVCDIIAQTPGNSGVLPLNSVTAFMGAPFIIYIIWKNQHIKRAF
- a CDS encoding ABC transporter substrate-binding protein, producing MRNLFYISIIALLFISCKQKQSVVGQDDHGVVIPVLYAKGFTITQYKGYKEILVRNPLDTTKIMQRYRLVDDTQYNSNDASVMNITVPIHDLASLSTTHLGFIEALNVSDKLIAFSGTKYIYSTVIIALVESGKIKEVGIEGGLDMELLVQLQPDIVMSYQTGDESYDHFEKMKSMQLKPVVNNEYLELTPLGQAEWIKFIAVFFNLEDKAAGIFDSIANNYNQIKQQAAQVTTQPTVFTGLAYKNEWTVPGGKSFAANYLHDAGAKYIWSTDEKTGNFALSFEEIFSAAQKADYWLNVSSTLSLSQITELDIRNAYFDPFKNKKVYNNYARVNAMGGNDYWESAIVYPDRVLTDLVKIFHPELNLGTDYYYYIHLQ
- a CDS encoding T9SS type A sorting domain-containing protein — protein: MMRKITFTFLAVIIAANVFAQAYVDRVLILNEGYFDYVTNEIITPVSIGAYDPATEIYTVLDEIENARFASDIKMDDAFYYVAADKFLNKYATTSDELIASVEIPGIRKIAVNDDYIVVTRGEYLVTLPSYIQIYDKSTLELVHAFDNVEMPYTTEGVVIKDNKAYVAVNNGFIFGSEVGKIAVIDLNTATIENTIELGADGINPDNIMIDGDNIYTLNNKDFTGSSVSTYKIASADLTTTNLINISAGCGTSAVFGGTIYYQEMFGTTLSKFDPTAATIIGEDEFGASFYGLAFDELNNYIYTSTTDYFSYGAVTIYDLSGNIIKTFDVSVSPGNFAFDVRLESGIEDVNPNAIVMYPNPATETISLNNSISAEAILIYDMTGNVVETIQQPAVGNMDINIANLPSGNYFVKAISGNLTYTGYFSKL